Proteins from a single region of Styela clava chromosome 1, kaStyClav1.hap1.2, whole genome shotgun sequence:
- the LOC144427142 gene encoding zinc finger BED domain-containing protein 5-like has protein sequence MDLWLKTGSLKRCEKPAVQVDAQSEIVNVTVLVENDNNFSSKSSTPAPASDCNKRAVKHKYDVGYLGLGFTWTGSEDYPTLCVVCQKILKNSSLVPSKLKRHLETHHSHLANKSISFFATKLVGIKAMQRIIHSTTTFNDKLLEVSYLVSQRIAIASEANTIAEKLINPSILDAVKILLGESESKKLESIPLSNNTVSRRIDHMGINIKYEVCSRLQKCDLFCLQIDESTDVAGLAVLLAFVRYAYEGDIQEDLFMCKTLPTYTTGEEIFRTLDSFMSENEITWGKCMDVCTDGAKSMTGSVKGVVTWIKQKNSECSGSHCAIHRYQLVAKEMPSELTRVLDDVVKIVNFIKSRPLKSRFFSIICEDMGSLHCNLLLHTAVPWLSRGKVFVRVFELREELLAFFKEGKLSLSCRLHEST, from the coding sequence ATGGATCTTTGGCTTAAAACGGGAAGCCTCAAAAGATGTGAAAAGCCGGCTGTGCAAGTTGATGCACAAAGTGAAATTGTGAACGTTACGGTTTTGGttgaaaatgataataatttttcttcaaagAGTAGTACTCCTGCACCAGCCAGTGACTGCAACAAACGTGCTGTTAAACATAAATATGACGTGGGATATCTGGGCTTGGGATTCACCTGGACTGGTTCCGAAGACTACCCCACGCTTTGTGTagtatgtcaaaagattttaaaaaatagttcattggtccctTCCAAATTGAAGAGACATCTTGAAACCCATCACTCACACTTAGCTAATAAAAGCATATCATTTTTTGCTACCAAACTTGTTGGAATAAAAGCAATGCAAAGAATTATACATTCAACAACAACATTCAATGATAAATTACTAGAAGTATCTTACTTAGTGAGCCAAAGAATTGCTATAGCGAGTGAGGCAAACACTATTGCTGAAAAGCTCATCAATCCATCTATCCTTGATGCTGTGAAAATCTTGCTGGGCGAGAGCGAATCCAAAAAACTGGAAAGCATTCCTTTATCGAACAACACAGTAAGCCGCCGTATAGATCACATGGGAATTAATATTAAGTATGAAGTATGCTCTCGTTTACAAAAATGCGATTTATTTTGTCTCCAGATCGATGAGTCTACAGATGTGGCAGGTTTGGCGGTATTACTTGCATTTGTTCGTTACGCCTATGAGGGTGATATTCAGGAAGACTTGTTTATGTGTAAAACTTTACCCACTTATACCACAGGTGAGGAAATATTCAGGACTTTGGATTCGTTCATGAGTGAAAACGAAATTACTTGGGGAAAATGCATGGATGTGTGCACGGATGGAGCCAAAAGCATGACTGGCTCAGTAAAAGGTGTAGTGACATGGATTAAACAGAAAAATTCGGAATGTTCCGGGTCTCATTGTGCTATACACCGTTATCAATTGGTAGCAAAAGAAATGCCTTCCGAACTAACCAGGGTTTTGGATGACGTGgtaaaaattgttaatttcatCAAGTCAAGACCACTGAAAAGCAGGTTCTTTTCTATTATCTGTGAAGATATGGGAAGTCTCCATTGCAATCTATTGTTGCATACAGCTGTGCCTTGGTTGAGCCGAGGTAAAGTGTTTGTGAGAGTTTTTGAATTAAGGGAGGAACTATTGGCATTTTTTAAGGAAGGCAAACTTAGTTTGTCGTGTCGTTTGCACGAGTCAACATAG